A single Bacillus sp. HMF5848 DNA region contains:
- a CDS encoding GrpB family protein — protein sequence MNKEELGKLYPIKIVPYDTSWSSIFEKEKEAIIKILGSKVVLRVEHIGSTAVPNLSAKPTIDLLVEISEDTGIKDLIISKMTNNHYIHMKEQDKHLMFVKGYTPTGLEQISFHIHIGTQAHDFLWDRICFRDFLRLNPTVANEYEQLKLNLAKIYKHDREAYTESKTEFISKITNVAKADLKKS from the coding sequence ATGAATAAAGAAGAGCTTGGAAAGTTATATCCTATAAAAATTGTCCCTTATGATACGAGCTGGTCATCGATTTTCGAAAAGGAAAAAGAAGCTATTATTAAAATTCTTGGTTCAAAAGTTGTTTTGAGAGTAGAGCATATTGGAAGCACAGCTGTTCCGAATTTATCTGCCAAACCTACTATTGATTTGTTAGTTGAAATTTCAGAAGATACAGGTATAAAGGACTTAATTATTAGTAAAATGACAAACAATCATTATATCCATATGAAAGAGCAAGACAAGCATTTAATGTTTGTGAAAGGATATACGCCAACAGGTTTGGAACAAATTTCCTTCCATATTCATATCGGGACACAAGCACATGATTTTTTATGGGATAGAATTTGTTTTCGAGATTTTCTTCGCTTAAACCCTACAGTTGCCAATGAATATGAGCAATTGAAGTTAAATTTAGCTAAAATCTATAAACATGATAGAGAAGCATATACCGAAAGTAAAACAGAGTTTATTAGCAAAATAACAAATGTGGCGAAAGCAGATTTAAAAAAATCATAG
- a CDS encoding DUF817 domain-containing protein: MRAFEQLVRFGWEQALSCLFPVVIFASLAFTKIFPLPFLPRYDWLLIICLMMQWWMVRAGLETRDELKVITLFHLIGLALELFKVHMGSWSYPEDGYSKIFGVPLYSGFMYASVASYLCQAWRRLKVDLVNWPPLLVTVPLAAAIYLNFFTHHYWIDIRWWLSGLVIIVFWKSWVTYEVHDTHYRMPLVLSFVLIGFFIWIAENIATFFGAWEYPNQANVWSLVHLGKVSSWLLLVIVSFLIVATLKKVKGKEFIRNEVQGVEG, from the coding sequence TTGAGAGCATTCGAACAGCTCGTTCGTTTTGGGTGGGAGCAGGCACTATCGTGTTTGTTTCCTGTTGTTATTTTTGCGTCTTTGGCTTTTACAAAAATCTTCCCACTTCCCTTCTTACCACGATACGACTGGCTGCTCATTATTTGTCTTATGATGCAGTGGTGGATGGTACGTGCTGGGCTTGAAACACGTGATGAACTAAAGGTTATCACATTGTTTCACCTTATCGGACTTGCTCTTGAGCTTTTTAAGGTACATATGGGGTCATGGTCTTATCCAGAGGACGGATATTCGAAGATTTTCGGAGTCCCTTTGTATAGTGGGTTTATGTACGCAAGTGTGGCAAGTTATCTTTGCCAAGCTTGGAGGAGGTTAAAGGTTGATCTTGTAAATTGGCCCCCATTATTAGTAACGGTTCCTCTTGCAGCTGCGATTTATTTGAATTTTTTCACCCATCATTATTGGATTGACATCCGTTGGTGGTTATCTGGACTTGTCATAATCGTATTTTGGAAATCATGGGTTACATATGAAGTTCATGATACTCATTACCGTATGCCGCTCGTACTTTCTTTTGTGCTTATCGGGTTTTTTATATGGATAGCAGAAAATATCGCAACGTTCTTTGGAGCGTGGGAATATCCGAATCAAGCTAATGTATGGAGTCTCGTTCATCTAGGAAAGGTGAGTTCATGGCTCTTATTAGTAATAGTTAGCTTTCTAATAGTAGCAACATTAAAGAAGGTTAAGGGGAAGGAATTCATTAGAAACGAAGTGCAAGGGGTAGAAGGATAG
- a CDS encoding helix-turn-helix transcriptional regulator, with protein sequence MSIIINIDIMLAKRKMSVTELSEKVGITMANLSILKNGKAKAIRFSTLEAICKALECQPGDILEYRNEENNDD encoded by the coding sequence ATGTCTATCATAATTAATATTGATATAATGCTAGCTAAAAGAAAAATGAGCGTCACAGAGCTTTCGGAGAAGGTTGGAATAACAATGGCTAATCTTTCGATATTAAAAAATGGAAAAGCAAAAGCGATCCGATTCTCAACTTTAGAGGCAATTTGTAAAGCATTAGAATGTCAGCCAGGAGATATTCTAGAATACCGAAATGAAGAAAATAACGATGATTAA
- a CDS encoding DUF2975 domain-containing protein: MKHGTTLFLKLAVILLGIPVLALCIFLVPEIAKYMAELYPEIPFMPYLVLIGLYATAIPFYFALYQAFILLNYIDMNKAFSETSVKALKTIKYCAITISILYVLNMPLFYLFAEKDDAPGVIIIGLIMIFASMVIAVFAAVLQRLLQEAIHIKSENDLTV; this comes from the coding sequence ATGAAACATGGAACAACGCTCTTTTTAAAGTTAGCTGTTATTCTTTTAGGAATTCCAGTTCTTGCTTTGTGTATATTTTTGGTGCCTGAGATAGCAAAGTATATGGCAGAATTATATCCTGAAATTCCTTTTATGCCATATCTCGTTCTAATTGGTTTGTATGCAACTGCGATACCGTTTTATTTTGCTTTGTATCAAGCTTTTATACTTTTAAACTATATTGACATGAACAAAGCGTTCTCGGAAACATCTGTAAAAGCTTTAAAGACAATAAAATACTGTGCTATCACAATCAGTATCTTATACGTACTAAATATGCCACTTTTTTATCTCTTCGCGGAAAAAGATGACGCCCCAGGTGTCATAATAATTGGCTTGATTATGATTTTTGCTTCAATGGTAATTGCCGTTTTTGCTGCCGTTCTACAAAGACTTTTACAAGAGGCGATTCATATAAAATCAGAAAATGATTTGACGGTTTGA